A stretch of the Ischnura elegans chromosome 5, ioIscEleg1.1, whole genome shotgun sequence genome encodes the following:
- the LOC124158544 gene encoding piggyBac transposable element-derived protein 3-like, with protein MPPYVHDVEDLFCENEEGSQNFLDMFFEYFPPSFWKSVVEQSNLYSVQVRDHRSINMTYDEIIRFVGVSILMGSLNYPQTRLYWSRDLAVPLIQKVMSRDRFFELRNHLHFVDKFVTSDSDDKLQKVRPILDAFLKKCHMLPRSNEQSVDEQMISFTGRCPNRQYVPNKPHPVGLKNFVLAERDGLVLDFHIYVGKGTIPDKDMRELGLGAGIVKLLTRTISHSIIYCDRFFTSEKLGDYLVANNFNLCGTVMKNRVGGALSILKSDKELKRGDYDEVLRSDKKMCCVKWQDSKAVTMLSTCIGSEPHSSCLRWDKTEKRKREVNQPLVIKKYNQCMGGIDLCDRLLAYYSSSMRTKKWPLRVFTHFVDLAIVNSWVMYRRNCVKADVPKREIASLLQFRTRLGNAMIHFESGRVEIREEIQKKRGRPSKCSSISPGPHESSKICVNEETGIEDQQIDHEDQTQQKRRRIIHPVNDVRFDRINHWPIFSNDKNASRCRHSGCSSRTRIKCQKCDVYLCVSLNGCFQKFHTRH; from the coding sequence TCATCGCTCCATTAATATGACCTACGATGAAATCATCAGATTTGTTGGCGTGTCCATTTTGATGGGTTCACTAAATTATCCGCAAACAAGGCTGTATTGGAGTAGGGATTTGGCCGTTCCTCTCATTCAAAAAGTCATGTCACGGGACAGATTTTTCGAGTTAAGGAATCATTTACATTTCGTTGACAAATTTGTTACTAGCGATAGCGATGACAAGTTACAAAAAGTAAGACCGATACTTGAtgcctttttgaaaaaatgtcacatgctaCCTAGATCGAATGAACAATCTGTAGatgaacaaatgatttctttcactGGTAGATGTCCTAATCGACAGTATGTACCGAATAAGCCACATCCAGTAGGactaaaaaattttgttcttgcaGAAAGAGATGGTCTTGTTCTTGATTTTCATATCTATGTTGGAAAAGGAACCATTCCTGATAAGGACATGAGGGAGCTTGGTCTGGGCGCAGGAATTGTGAAGTTGCTAACGAGGACGATCAGCCATTCCATCATCTACTGCGACCGCTTCTTCACTAGTGAAAAACTAGGTGATTACCTagtggcaaataattttaacctcTGTGGTACTGTCATGAAAAACAGAGTAGGTGGTGCACTTAGTATTTTGAAATCCGACAAAGAATTAAAACGGGGTGATTATGACGAGGTTCTGCgcagtgataaaaaaatgtgttgtgtCAAGTGGCAGGATAGTAAGGCAGTCACTATGCTATCTACTTGCATAGGTAGTGAACCCCACTCATCTTGCTTGAGATGGGACAAAACAGAGAAGAGGAAACGTGAAGTCAACCAGCctctagttataaaaaaatacaaccaatGTATGGGAGGAATTGATCTTTGTGATCGACTTCTAGCATATTACTCTTCTTCAATGCGTACCAAAAAATGGCCTTTACGGGTATTTACGCACTTTGTTGATTTGGCTATAGTAAATTCCTGGGTAATGTACCGCCGAAATTGTGTGAAGGCAGATGTACCAAAAAGAGAAATTGCCTCACTTTTGCAATTTAGAACTCGATTAGGCAATGCAATGATTCACTTTGAATCTGGAAGGGTTGAAATCAGGGAGGAGATCCAAAAAAAAAGAGGCAGGCCATCAAAATGTAGTTCAATTAGTCCAGGCCCTCATGAGAGTtctaaaatatgtgtaaatgaaGAAACAGGCATTGAAGATCAGCAAATTGACCACGAGGATCAAACCCAGCAAAAACGTCGAAGAATCATACACCCTGTCAATGACGTCAGATTTGACAGGATAAATCATTGGCCTATTTTTAGCAATGACAAAAATGCATCACGATGCAGACACTCTGGCTGTTCATCAAGAACTAGGATTAAATGCCAAAAGTGTGATGTATACTTATGTGTGAGCCTCAAtggctgttttcaaaaatttcatacaagGCACTAA